The following coding sequences are from one Saccopteryx bilineata isolate mSacBil1 chromosome 3, mSacBil1_pri_phased_curated, whole genome shotgun sequence window:
- the LOC136329157 gene encoding ornithine decarboxylase-like produces the protein MLGVCLAEGSGGLSGRSTTLGDPKENRGPPGSLLLKDIITLRPGQSAREVVLKKIQELSDSDHRNPFMVTDLGVLASRHQAFCQALPRVSPFYAVKCNSSPWVLRVLATLGTGFDCASQVELEQVLGLGVAPSRIIYAHPCKPVSSIRYAACLGVQLLTFDSEEELTKVAQHHPGARLVLRLWTEDSKSICPLSTKFGARLEVCEHLLQSAQDLGLAVVGVSFHVGSGCQTPHDFTKAITDCHRVFEMGRGVGHDMSLLDIGGGFPGMEGSEPEFEEMVRAINAALAQDFPEGTGVEVIAEPGSFYAASVCTAAVNIIAKKAVLEPGGHQKLLYYLNEGHYGSFRHVIRDLVPRMPIVVKKLSSKPLLFPCTLYGPTCDAMDKLFKEEVLLPELDVGDWLIFPSMGAYSSVMSSTFNGFLPASIYYTIGPELRSLLEAAP, from the exons ATGCTGGGAGTGTGTCTGGCAGAGGGCTCTGGTGGACTGTCAGGGAGGAGCACCACCCTAGGGGACCCAAAGGAGAACAGAGGACCCCCGGGAAGTTTGTTGCTGAAGGATATCATCACCCTGAGGCCAGGGCAATCTGCCAGGGAGGTGGTTTTGAAGAAGATCCAGGAGCTCTCAGACTCG GACCACCGCAACCCCTTCATGGTGACCGACCTGGGCGTGCTGGCCAGCCGCCATCAGGCCTTCTGCCAGGCCCTGCCCAGGGTCTCGCCCTTTTATGCAGTGAAGTGCAACAGCAGCCCTTGGGTGTTGCGTGTCTTGGCCACTCTGGGCACCGGCTTCGACTGCGCCAGCCAG GTGGAGCTGGAGCAAGTGCTGGGCCTGGGAGTGGCCCCCTCACGCATCATCTACGCCCACCCCTGTAAGCCTGTCTCGAGCATCCGGTATGCTGCCTGTCTCGGGGTGCAACTCCTGACCTTTGACAGCGAGGAGGAGTTGACCAAGGTGGCCCAGCACCACCCTGGGGCCAG GCTGGTCCTCCGGCTATGGACCGAGGACAGCAAGAGCATCTGCCCCCTAAGCACCAAGTTTGGCGCCAGACTGGAAGTGTGTGAGCATTTGCTGCAGTCTGCCCAAGACCTAGGGCTGGCTGTGGTTGGAGTCAG CTTCCACGTGGGCTCGGGCTGCCAGACTCCCCACGACTTCACAAAGGCCATCACCGACTGCCACCGTGTGTTCGAGATGGGCCGTGGGGTCGGGCACGACATGAGCCTCCTGGATATTGGAGGGGGCTTCCCCGGAATGGAGGGCTCCGAGCCTGAGTTTGAAGAG ATGGTGAGAGCGATCAATGCTGCGCTGGCCCAGGACTTCCCTGAGGGGACTGGCGTTGAAGTCATTGCAGAGCCTGGCTCCTTCTATGCAGCATCTGTCTGCACGGCCGCTGTCAACATCATTGCCAAGAAAGCTGTGCTGGAGCCTG GAGGCCACCAGAAACTGTTGTACTATCTCAACGAGGGCCACTACGGCAGCTTTCGCCACGTCATTAGGGACCTTGTCCCCAGGATGCCAATTGTGGTGAAG AAGCTGAGCTCAAAGCCGCTCCTCTTCCCCTGTACCCTGTATGGCCCCACGTGTGATGCCATGGACAAGCTCTTCAAGGAGGAGGTGCTGCTGCCCGAGCTGGACGTGGGAGACTGGCTCATCTTCCCCTCCATGGGCGCCTATAGTTCGGTCATGAGCTCTACCTTCAATGGCTTCCTGCCCGCCTCCATCTACTACACCATAGGACCGGAGCTCAG GAGCCTGCTGGAGGCAGCGCCTTAA